The genome window GACGATGTCCGTCATCTCCTGGAAACGGAGCAGCAGACATTAAGTATTAAATTAACGTAACAATACAAGCACAGGGGGCATATAAccacaaatgtaaaaatgatgcaTGCcgatatacacaaacacacacctctttGTTGATGTATCCATCTCTGTTGATGTCGTAAAGGTTAAAGGTCCACTGGAGCTTTTCAGTGATGGAGCCCCTCAGCAGGATGGACAGAGCTGTTACAAAGTCCTGGTGGAGACAAAAAGGACAGAATAAGAAACTGACAAAAGACAGccagtgtgaaaataaaaacaagaatgttGATGTAAGAATCTCTCAAACCTCAAACTTTATGGAGCCGCTATGTGCTGTGTCAAATGCGTTGAACAGGTAGTGTGCGTAGGTGCTGGCATctgcaggaagaagaagagaatgTTTGGGTAGAAACTatacagagacaaagacaggttgaGACTTAAACTTCACAAACTCTCTCTTTACCTCCATGTGGGAAGAACTGCGAGTATATCTGCTTGAAAGTGTCCTCGTTCACGACGCCACTTGGACACTCctggaaagagagagggagacagacagagagggtgaggaggagggagaTGTTAACTGCAGACACCAACGtgagtaaatggtaaatggggtgcacttatatagcgcttttatccaaagcactttacactacgcTACACAttacccattcacacacacattcatactggtggccgaggctacctgCCACCATTAGGAATTCACATTGATGAacgcaatttggggttcagtatcttgctcaaggatacttgacTGATGAGGGTTTCACAGATGGAGAGAGTAGGTGGAATACATTTAAGGATCTCACGAAGTGGAAGGGAGACTGGCTGTTGATTAAACCTCTAAAATGTGTAGTTTGTTATGGTGTTATATTACACCAGACTGCAGTTTCACATTCTGACCATCTGTCCACAGTGTCACTGTTGAGTGCATGTTTTACACAGGGCTTTAATTTAGCAAAACAGACACCAAAATAATCCATCTGAGCTGaacttaaatacaattatactttaaaagaagagaagaaaaatattGTTGCGAACAGAATCTACATAGAATTTAAATGTCAACattaaaatgggaaaaaaggaagaaagcaCCAATAAGATAGAACCAACAATACACTGGTACAGTGGTCAACAAATAGGAGCCCtcaacaaaaaatgatttggtcTCCCAAtgaaatctgaatatttttgtaaaacaaaatctTTACAGAAAGTTTTAATAAATCTACTGTAActacaataattttttttagattttggatcatatttaactatatattttatatgtcaccaaactctgtcttttgttattgttttgattaagAGACCTCTGgtggcagaaaattacatattgtgcaTTCGACCCGTGCAGTAGTCTATATGAGGGTTTCTATAGGTCTAAGACGGATTATTGCACAAACCAGGATGGGACTGAATGATTCAAGCTGTTTAGTGAATCCTTTAATTCACAAATGAACTAAATAATATTCAAACATAATTCTGAAATATTGggttgatatttttgttttttcttataagAAAGTCTCATGGTTTGCTTGCACAAGAAACCTTCAAGTTAATTTAACATGTGAACACGAGAGCAAACGATCTACTGCTTAACACATGGAGTCTTTTGGTACATACTGTATGAGTCTATGAGGAGGATACAGTCACTCACGTTCTTAAAGCCCCTGTAGAGCACTTGTAGCTCTCTTTTGGTGAAGTTGGTTATAGCTTCTAGCTGGTCGAGGCCCTCCGGTCTATGGCAAACCATGGTCATCTCCAAGTCATCATCGGCTTTGtctgaagaaacacacagataaacacagaggaaataaataaagtgataatCCTAAACAGAACTCCCTTCCTTCCTGCAAAAGAAAGGAAGGATAGATATTgcaaataacatacaaaagaagaaaaagagggctTCGGCGAAATAATCTGTACAGGTCAagttttaaatcatttaaatatccATTTACTGGAAAGGGCAGAAATGATAAGACTGTAGTTTTAAaagggaaggaggagagaggagaggtagAGGTAGAGGTCGGTCTCACAGCTCCatgttcctcctctctctggtcCGATCATTAACAACTCATTACTCTCCTCGCcggaggggaggggagagaggaCAAACCATTGacaacacgcacgcacacatgcacgcacacacacacacacacacacacatacacacacaaacacacacacacacactgcctatAGTTGAACATCATAgtataaaagtacatttttgcaAATGGACACAAACTCCCTGAAGCAATCTACAATGTAGTAATTATGCATAATATTATAACTGTGCATAATTTAATAGACACAGTGATAAAATCTCAGAATATGATAAAGTGGTCATAATGTGCAGTAGTAAAATCCGagcccaaaagaaaaaaaaagaagaaaatgcactGGCCGTTAAGTAAAAAGATGGTGCCTTTTATGAATTTCAGAATAATGTCTGATTGTCCGTCTCTGATCTGTCTGAACCCGTACAGCTGGGGGTTTTCTTAGTGTAAAGCATTTAGAGCTCTAAAGTTCTCATCTCCGGATTCATTAGAGgttgttaaaaaaatcatagaGTATATCATAGAGACATTTAGACACTGATGTGTCAGTCTAATTATTTATGGGAACTAACCTTTCACCTAAGGAACAACACAGTGCTCAGATAGCAtttcctctgtttttgttttgttttgttttttacatttaatgcaAATTACAGTCAGTAAAGAGAATATTGCACTGTTATCTGAGGATTTAAGCAGGCAGTAGTTTGAATGGGTGCTGGCGCAGTTATAGTGTCTTTTGCAGATACAATGAGTGAGCATAAGTGTTTCTAAGAGCCCCTGTCTTGCTCTAATGAAGTGTCACAGAGTGCAGTGTTCACACTGTCCTTGGCACTCCAGATTTTGAAACATCAACAGTCttgaaatagaaacatttttatctgtgtgGCAAGACCATTAGTGCTTTGTAAAGCTTCATTACACCAATACCTCTTCAACTCTATTCTCTCAGAGAACCATGGGTAGCAGGTCAACATTTTTACTGAGCCAGCCAGGCAAAGACAACTTCATCTCACTGCTAAATTAAACCTCAGTCAACAGTCCAGTGTTTCCATTTAGTACATCAGCAGACATGTTCATATAAATAACTGCATAAAAGTGCTACCAACATGATTTAAAGGTATTCTACGCATTTCCTAAATGCATAGAGTCACACAAAAGTAATCTGTCTGAATCAGCACTAGACGTGTGTggctgtgtctgtatctgcaggcaccctgctctctgtctgtattttctcttttcagttaATTTTGCTGAGTTGGGGAATCTCTGGGCATCACCCTTGGGACACACAGCtacaaaaacagtgaacacagcACCAACAATGCAAATGTGTAAAGGTGAAACACCAAGTTTGAAGGTTGTGATTACAAACAGTTAGCAACTagtcacatttttgtgtttttaatgtttgtttgtttcttagtgttttttatatgagcCTGTCAAAAAACGAATTTCTGTCACTCGTGACggacaataaagttctatctatctatctatctatctatctatctatctatctatctagtccTGCACAGTGTGCCTTTAACAGCAAAAGTGGGTGTGCATCCCTTTGAATTTCTAACATGGAACTGTATGTGCTCTAAAGTTCGGTAACTTCATTGTACATGTTCATACAATtatgctgcaaaacaaaactcaactaattttaaaatgtaaaagactataaaatacaataatagaGCTTGTTATTCGCAAGAGCTTATTAAACGGCACACACTAATTGCCTACATAATGGGTGCATTATCACAGTATGACTTCATGTAACTACTGCTGAGTTGCTAAGCAGTCTCTCTTTATATAgcttcttttttccccacacacacacacacacacacacacacacgcacacgcacacgcacacgcgcacacacacacacacacacacacacacacacggtcacaAAACCCCTGAAGGCCATTTGTTTCATCACTGAGGCAGTTCAGTGTTTCTCAATGTCACATTAGAGTGGAGGTTCACACTCACTGCTCAAGGTGAGATTATACACACTCAAGTCCCAGAGGTTTACAGGTATAGCCTGCTCTACACTGCATCATCACACATAACACAACATGTACAAAACATACCAGAAAAGTTTCATCCTCGTGGCACATACTCTAGTGAATGCATGCAAACACTTGTGATGCTCTTACATAATGTACACCGTACTAGCACCTGCACAGTCACCGTCACACTTAATGCTTACACTGAAAGCTACCACAGCTCAGGATGTCCCATCTACAACTACAATGCAAAGCTGTGTCGCTTTAAGACAAAGATAAAAGTTACAGCATTTCACTTTTTCAATTTGTAATCTACATTACCAGACTACAATACCAGGATCTCTTGATAAACACAGAATGTATAAACACCACAGCATGTTGAGGGTGTTGTTTGTTAATCAGACTGAATACGCCCTCGgtggaaaatgtgtgtttttaataccaTTTAAACAGAGCAGACTTTGGAGTCAGGACCAGTTTGTGGCCAGGTTTAAAATTGTTGTTAAACACCTACACTTTGTCCATTTATCTCATTGGTTATCAGAGAGATTTCAGCAtgtacacaaatatatatattttttttaattaaaaaaagaagccaaataggtgaaattatgcaataaatgcaacattgtgaaaatgtgaagtaaaccaaaaaatgtatgtttatacaGTACATTAAAATCACTGGTTAAAAAGTATCCATACACATTAACAGTGTAAGATTTGTAAATTGCAAAATGTGTGAAACATCCAGGAAAAGTGAAATTGTGATATGAAGACAAGGCATGTCATTTGTTATTACTTTTAGTATTTATCCACTATAACTGCTAGGggttatttggaaaaaaaatattttttttgcatttgtaatATTCTTCACAATATTGAAGGAAATTGCCATTTTtgcttcattattttcattttcatttgaaaaaaatatattaaaattatcATGATGAGTCTATAGAAAATATGTCAGCAGGGACATCCCTGCAGCACAGCACTTAGTTCAGAAGagtattttgacacatatttaaCACAAATATTGCCCCTCCTATGACTGAATATTGCACTAGTCAATAACATTTtgatagttcaacattttgattgtTCAGCCTTAATCACTATTAActtattgaatgtttttaatctTGCCATTCAGTTATTTGTAGCTGGATTCGACTCAGTTTTCTGAGCCTATATGATATCAGACAATATAGTAAGCAGTGTTTACTGAGTAAAGGAGATATAGAATACCAAAGCTGCAGAGAACAACATATACAAGCCCTCTATAGGAAGCCTATACTATGAGAAGTTAATGGCAAGAGTTCAGAATTCAGCACCTGCAGTTAAGTGCAAACAGTCAGTCTGCAGCTTCCAACATTCACTGTTTGCtaatgaatatatttttattccattGATTTTCTCAGGAAGTAGCAGCTGAATACAAGTCATCCCAGTCTCACATATCTAATTTTCCCACATAAATAATCCAGTGATTTAATGAATTTCAATAATTCAATAACTTGAATTaactcacagacagacagacagcagtgtAAACACAACCTCCCTCCATCTGTACTGACTGTGAGTGAAAAGAGTTGTAACACTGACTCACCCTCTACAGTGATGACTCCCAGCAGATGCAGCATTTTGACGGCCCCGCAGCACAGCAGGATGATGGCTATAGTGTGTAAACTGTTCtcactctgctcctctctttccATTCTGAATaactgctttctttctttccactcGCCTCAAAAAACTTTGTGTCCAACTCACCACTTGGACTTGCTGGAGGTTTTTACCCAGTCGCTTCCTCTTCCCCTCTCATGCCTTTAAACTTTCTATCCATCCTGCCTTCTCCTACAGTGAGATCAGCACTCAcctgcctctctctgtctctgtctttttatCCCCCTGTCTCTCTTCTCCCTGAGGCATCTCCCTCTCTTATCCTGACCTTCGCTCCATCCCACTAACTCTCTCCCCCCCCTCTGTCCCCCGCAACCCTACTCCCCCGCTGTTACAGTCACTGTGTCCTTCTCTCTTTGGAAACGAAGCTCTAAGTTGAGGGTCCGACCCGAGAACACTGTAACAAAGATAAACTCACCTTctactgtactgtgtgtgtgtttgtcttgtgacagtgtgtgtgtgtgtgtgtgtgtgtgtgtgtgtgtgtgttcatgagcaGCAGATCAGTACTTGATTAATTGGCCACATTAAGACACACAGTCTTCCCTGAACAACAGAAGGCTTAATTTACTACAAAGTGACTTTTCTAACCAAACATACCGGAGTCCTTTTGAAATGACTTATTCTACAATGTAAACAACActtaatcttcatatttaattaTGAATACACCCAGTGACAACATACCACATTCAGCCCCTTTATAATGtcttattacagtttttctcatttaCTGTGCATTCAGAACAATATAATGTCTTCTCAAAAtggtattttgtgttcaaatgacacacaaatacatcatATGAATAGATATTTCTAAGAAACAGCTAAACACTGACTTGctcaatgtaaaattaatggaaaacACTAATAGTTATTTAACATGACCAGTGTTACACTTACTGCATAAGcacaatattttactgtaaaataattttgtgtaatgtttttatactcaaatataaaacatgtaaaaacatgtcatgtagacagaaatatgaaatatgaccCACATCCCAATGAACGCAAAGGCAGATAGATATCTATATAGAGgacaaataaaagagaaatgttctgtatacagtaaagaaactaaaaaacaaaaaaaggcatccTGTGTTCTGTTTGGTGTACCCACAGCATCACATGGTCACCAAAGTGGCCAGAGAGATTATGCCCCTCCTTTATCTTGcccctcatcatcatcatcatcctcctcctttTAATACCGCTCGTCTTGCCTCTCTCCTATATTTTGGCATCCATATCCCCAGACAGAAGCACTAaactgtttattattgttttgttgctctAATTGCTAATTAAACAATTGTGCAACATGTGTTTGACCATATGAGGAGTCAGGGTAGAAATGAGTAAATTTAAGCTCAGCATTTAGTGTTTCACATGAACACAAgatattttattcatgattcTGCTGAATTTAGAGAATTGGGTGTAGTgttttggagggaaaaaaatgtggattaGAACTGCAATATGTGCTTGTATCTGAGAAAAATCTGTTCAGGTTTGGAGTTTTAGGTTGTGGTCATTGTTTCTCGAGTAGCAGTGGGCaaataattgagaaaaactgtaatgtgcTTGACTGAAGTACAGGGAACTATATAAGCTGCTTTGACCTGATAgtaccagcagggggcagcagtaACCAACAGAGAAAACCAGTGTTCAACCAAGCTTCAATGTCTTATACATTTCATTACATGCGTAACTTCAAATATAGCTCATATGTTTTGTCATATCACAATAAAgctcaaattatttaaaaaaaagtatttttctcaaATAAAAGGTAccatattctttaaatataaactATGAAATGATGAATAAACATGATCACATGTTGTATATTTTCTGCAGTATCTCTGCTGGTGCTCACTCAGTCTTCCTAATGTGAATGTAAAAAGGAGCAGTGATTGCCCAGCCAGCTGAAGTGTAGCCACTGACTCGCAGGCTGCAGGGGGCTCTGCTGTATCAAGAGCTTTCCCACAGAGTTGTCGATTGAAGGTTTGCTTTATTTACTGTTCTGGGATTAAAGCAGTAGCGCTGGGTAAAATTAAATTTAGTGGCGAGAgcagcatttaatttaatttgccaGACATTTAAAAGATGCTTAATGGTGGAAGCATCACTTGCTTAAGATGATTGAGTGTATATTGTGTTCGTTCAAGTAATCAGCCTTCAGCTGTCTCTCACTGTGACGAATCAGCAACATTTTTGTTATGGTAGAACACTTCCTGCCTAGAGCGTTCAGAGGAGGGCTCTCCCAGGTACACTGATAGTAAGGGGGCTTCTCATGCAATTCTCACAGAAATCTCCAAAGAATTTTTGGTACCAGATCACAGCATGGGCATTTTCTGTGGTGTTCCCCAGGGTCtgtgtgtcttaatgtggtattttgtgGTATTTCAATACAAGTTTATCACCAAATCTGTCACAAAAGCCGCAACAACTTCTTTTTTGGTTGCAGCAGGCTGATCTGGGATCAGCTGAGAATAAATGTGATCCAATGGCCCTACTTTTGACTGAGCACTTTGACTTTCAAACTAAAAATGTTAATCACTTTAAAGAGAGGCTCCTGCTTAGAGGCCCTCTGACCCACTGGGCCTGTGCAGTAATCCATTCATGGATATTAGGAAGTCAATGATTCGCTCCAGCTATCCTCTGCTGGCCCAAGAGCACAGGAAGTGTTctggttttctctctttttttttttttttgaaaacagGAATAATTTGGATCAGTATTAGAGACACTTTTGTAAGCAAAGGTCTAATTACAACATTCTGATTCAGAAATGTTAAACTTCCATTTTCAAAAGTGGCAGTGTATAATTGATATCTTGTAGggcatatttacttttttaaataggGATGCCAGATATTTTTTCAACCAATACTACTGACTGATAATTACCCGCTTTTCATGGACGATGCCAACAAGATACTAAgtaatttcattacatttttgtattttcaaaagAAGTTCATAACCTTTAGTTTATGCACAGCTGAGGGTAAGAAAGGCTCATCTGTAGTGAGCAAAGATACATGATTTATTACTCCACAGCTCTGACCAAACCAAATCTATCTGACATCACTAttgttacaacaacaaaaacaaacagtcctGACTCTTCAATTGTTAATTTTCCAGTAATGCACAATGAAAAACTGCATGAACTCTGGCTTTTATGGAGCATTTCGCCTGATAATTAATATGCAGTCTGTCAAATTAGACATTTCGTGTTCTGCAACTGAATCTGTAAACTTAGCaggtcagaaaaacaaaataaaaccaacctATAGAGCCACCTCACGGGGTTCACTTCCATCTGGTTCACAAGCTAGTACAAGACATGCAGTTTGACAGCAACCAAAACCCTGAACCCATTTCTTTCAGAGCTTGTTTGGAGTATTAAGCAGTGACCTGAACTGTCAGCAAAGAAAAAACTGCCTGTCACTCTCTGCAGCCAGCACCCtctcacaaaaaatacacacacactttctccaGCCCAGAAACAGGATTTAACTAATAGCTTTCCTCTAAAACTACTGCTCCTGGCTCTCATTTTCCAATGTAAGCATACATTTCTCCTGCATCTTTTCCTTTCTTCTGTTGCCCACTGAATCCCCCTTTCTCCTCCATTTCTTATCTCTCTCACTCTGCCAAACTCTCGTCTCACTCTGCCACTCTATCTCTGCcatgctctctctttcttcctcataCACTGTCCTGTAATCCTTGCCAGAGAGTGTGTCATTTGCATAATCTGAATTAGCCTAATCTGCCGTCCTGGCGGCGATGTAGAGGGCTCGCTCTCACCGGCCTCTTTAATGGCGGGAGAGGTGCTCTCCAAGAAAGTAGTAGCTCTGCTGGCCGTGGGCTCCCTATTCGCATGAAACAAGTATCTTAAAAATAGATTTCAGCTGCAACAGTCCTATTTACACCATGCCAAAGCTGCACAACATAATCATGTTCTACAGCGTGAATTCAAGCCCTCGCTCTGAGACGCATTGTTTTCCACAGTAAACATCCAAGCCAGTGGACACGAGGCCAATCCCTGAGTGGCCTTTGGGTGGTTCACTGAAAGTCCAACCACTCGCGCTGCTtgaaatcacacacaaacaaaacacacttgTACACTTGCATGTATCCAGTTCCACACCCTTGAACAAGACAAACATGAACACATTATTTAAAGGGTCATAGATAAAATATTAAGTGCCCATGTGCataaacatcacacacactcccaTACACACATCTGTCTGCTTAGTAACCCTCAGCCTGTGAATGAAGACTAAAGTGCTGTAGGgtgtttgcagtgtgtgtttgtgtgtatatgtggcacacacatacacacactaacatCCTCTTAATGTCACTTCT of Centropristis striata isolate RG_2023a ecotype Rhode Island chromosome 12, C.striata_1.0, whole genome shotgun sequence contains these proteins:
- the LOC131981595 gene encoding Kv channel-interacting protein 1-like isoform X1, translated to MAGCAKRCKQGLVKFALSVHKLVTGTLNKDKADDDLEMTMVCHRPEGLDQLEAITNFTKRELQVLYRGFKNECPSGVVNEDTFKQIYSQFFPHGDASTYAHYLFNAFDTAHSGSIKFEDFVTALSILLRGSITEKLQWTFNLYDINRDGYINKEEMTDIVRAIYDMMGKYTYPVLKNDAPKQHVDAFFQKMDKNRDGVVTLDEFIFSCQEDENIMRSLQLFENVI
- the LOC131981595 gene encoding Kv channel-interacting protein 1-like isoform X2 — encoded protein: MGLVMGTFSMQAKQVNYHKDKADDDLEMTMVCHRPEGLDQLEAITNFTKRELQVLYRGFKNECPSGVVNEDTFKQIYSQFFPHGDASTYAHYLFNAFDTAHSGSIKFEDFVTALSILLRGSITEKLQWTFNLYDINRDGYINKEEMTDIVRAIYDMMGKYTYPVLKNDAPKQHVDAFFQKMDKNRDGVVTLDEFIFSCQEDENIMRSLQLFENVI
- the LOC131981595 gene encoding Kv channel-interacting protein 1-like isoform X3, with protein sequence MGAVVGTLTTQTKPRRLSRDKADDDLEMTMVCHRPEGLDQLEAITNFTKRELQVLYRGFKNECPSGVVNEDTFKQIYSQFFPHGDASTYAHYLFNAFDTAHSGSIKFEDFVTALSILLRGSITEKLQWTFNLYDINRDGYINKEEMTDIVRAIYDMMGKYTYPVLKNDAPKQHVDAFFQKMDKNRDGVVTLDEFIFSCQEDENIMRSLQLFENVI